The Populus alba chromosome 4, ASM523922v2, whole genome shotgun sequence genome contains a region encoding:
- the LOC118038936 gene encoding N-carbamoylputrescine amidase, producing the protein MEKGKGREVVVSALQFACTDDVAANLATAERLVRAAHKKGSNIILIQELFEGYYFCQAQSEDFFQRAKPYKGHPTILSMQKLAKELGVVIPVSFFEEANNAHYNSIAMIDADGADLGLYRKSHIPDGPGYQEKFYFNPGDTGFRVFQTKFAKIGIAICWDQWFPEAARAMVLQGAEILLYPTAIGSEPQDQGLDSRDHWKRVMQGHAGANLVPLVASNRIGKEIIQTEHGNSEITFYGNSFIAGPTGEIVAAADDKEEAVLVAKFDLEKIKSKRHGWGVFRDRRPDLYKVLLTLDGSNPSL; encoded by the exons atggaGAAGGGGAAAGGAAGAGAGGTGGTGGTCTCCGCTCTCCAATTTGCTTGTACCGATGATGTCGCAGCTAATCTCGCCACCGCTGAAAG GTTGGTTAGAGCTGCTCACAAGAAGGGATCAAACATCATTCTCATTCAG GAACTATTTGAGGGATATTACTTCTGTCAAGCTCAAAGTGAAGACTTTTTCCAGCGAGCAAAGCCTTACAAGGGCCATCCTACAATTCTGAG TATGCAAAAACTGGCAAAAGAGCTGGGTGTAGTCATACCAGTTAGCTTCTTTGAAGAGGCAAATAATGCCCATTACAATTCCATAGCCATGATTGATGCTGATGGGGCTGACCTTGGACTCTATAGAAAATCTCATATTCCAGATGGACCAG GCTACCAGGAAAAATTCTACTTTAATCCAGGCGACACTGGCTTCAGG GTTTTCCAAACTAAATTTGCAAAGATTGGAATAG CAATATGCTGGGATCAGTGGTTTCCAGAGGCAGCCCGGGCTATGGTTCTGCAAGGTGCTGAGATATTATTGTACCCCACTGCCATTGGTTCTGAACCTCAAGATCAAGGACTTGATTCTCGAGATCACTGGAAACGAGTTATGCAGGGCCATGCTGGGGCAAATTTG GTACCTCTAGTAGCTTCAAACCGCATTGGAAAGGAAATAATCCAGACAGAGCATGGAAACAGTGAGATCACATTTTACGGAAACTCTTTTATAGcag GACCAACAGGGGAAATAGTTGCTGCAGCTGATGACAAAGAGGAAGCTGTTCTTGTTGCAAAGTTTGATCTAGAGAAAATCAAGTCCAAGAGGCATGGTTGGGGAGTATTCCGCGATCGACGTCCAGATTTATACAAGGTTCTTTTGACATTAGATGGCAGTAATCCCTCATTGTGA